A genomic window from Clostridium aceticum includes:
- a CDS encoding ribose-phosphate diphosphokinase gives MNTSGSEIKIFSGNANPALAKEIAQEIGVPLGNCEVGTFSDGEIAVNINETVRGADVFVVQPTHPPVNDHLMELLILIDAFKRASAGRITAVLPYYGYARQDRKAKARDPITAKLVADLLTVAGADRVLAMDLHAAQIQGYFNIPVDHLLGVPILAEYFIKKNIQDLIVVSPDLGSVTRARNFANHLDAPIAIIDKRRPKANVSEVMNIIGEIEGKNVILIDDMIDTAGTIVQAASALKEFGAKDVYAACTHPLLSGPAIERIQNSAIKELITTNSITLPEEKNIDKIKVMSVARLFAEAIQRIYKNISVSRLFD, from the coding sequence ATGAATACTAGCGGTAGTGAAATAAAAATATTCTCTGGTAATGCGAATCCTGCATTAGCGAAGGAAATAGCTCAAGAGATAGGTGTACCTCTTGGAAATTGCGAAGTAGGTACTTTTAGTGATGGAGAAATAGCTGTAAATATCAATGAGACTGTAAGGGGAGCAGATGTTTTCGTAGTACAGCCTACCCATCCCCCAGTAAATGATCATCTTATGGAACTTTTGATTTTAATTGATGCCTTTAAAAGAGCCTCAGCTGGAAGGATTACGGCAGTTTTACCTTACTATGGGTATGCTAGACAAGATCGTAAAGCAAAAGCCAGAGATCCCATTACAGCTAAATTAGTAGCAGATTTGCTAACCGTAGCAGGGGCTGACAGAGTGTTGGCTATGGACCTACATGCCGCACAGATTCAAGGGTACTTTAATATACCAGTAGATCATCTTTTAGGTGTTCCTATTCTAGCTGAATATTTTATCAAAAAAAATATTCAAGATTTAATTGTTGTTTCTCCAGACTTAGGAAGTGTTACACGAGCTAGAAATTTTGCAAATCATCTTGATGCACCTATTGCTATTATCGACAAAAGAAGGCCTAAAGCAAATGTTTCAGAGGTAATGAATATTATTGGAGAGATTGAAGGGAAAAATGTTATTTTGATCGATGACATGATTGATACAGCAGGAACCATCGTACAGGCTGCCAGTGCATTAAAGGAATTTGGTGCCAAAGATGTATACGCTGCTTGTACGCATCCTTTGTTATCTGGACCAGCTATTGAAAGAATTCAAAACTCTGCCATTAAAGAATTGATTACCACCAATTCTATTACATTGCCAGAGGAAAAAAATATTGATAAAATCAAAGTGATGTCTGTAGCCCGTTTGTTTGCAGAAGCTATTCAAAGAATTTATAAAAATATTTCTGTAAGTAGATTATTTGACTAA
- the pth gene encoding aminoacyl-tRNA hydrolase has translation MHIIVGLGNPGRKYDGTRHNIGFDAIDLLAHRHDIKVNKLKHKALYGEGFWGGKKVLLAKPQTFMNLSGESLRDMMEFYKVDTKNLVVIYDDIDIEVGSLRIRQKGSAGSHNGMKSIIYQLQSDAFPRVRIGIGKPKFGDLADYVLGRFPKEEINLMREVVEKAVEAVETIVEEGIDLAMNRYNKT, from the coding sequence ATGCACATTATTGTAGGATTAGGTAATCCCGGAAGAAAGTACGATGGTACAAGGCATAATATTGGCTTTGATGCCATAGATTTATTGGCCCATCGTCATGATATAAAAGTAAACAAATTGAAGCATAAGGCCCTCTACGGAGAAGGATTTTGGGGAGGTAAAAAGGTCTTACTGGCAAAGCCTCAAACCTTTATGAATTTAAGTGGGGAAAGCCTTCGAGATATGATGGAATTTTATAAAGTAGACACGAAAAATCTGGTGGTTATTTATGATGATATTGATATAGAAGTGGGGTCCCTTAGAATCCGACAAAAAGGTAGCGCTGGTAGTCATAATGGTATGAAGTCTATTATTTATCAGCTGCAATCTGATGCCTTTCCACGAGTAAGAATTGGCATAGGAAAACCAAAATTTGGTGATCTAGCGGACTATGTACTAGGAAGATTTCCCAAGGAAGAAATTAATTTGATGAGGGAAGTTGTTGAAAAGGCTGTAGAAGCCGTAGAGACCATTGTAGAAGAAGGTATTGACCTAGCAATGAACCGTTATAATAAAACATGA